In the Variovorax sp. S12S4 genome, one interval contains:
- a CDS encoding ABC transporter permease, which translates to MTQRIGEQRSPGFWPLAIVFALFVLFLYGPMITIFILSFQGPEGGLTFPLRGVSLHWFYKLAEGLGTVDIGAAFRRSLALGAVVMAFTVVLSVLAGLAFRKKLAGSNALFFVTVASLIMPSIIISLGIGLQFRLIDTGVKSLLEAMDATTLLEGYGTALGLFSSALGAHLTWTLPFGLLIMFAVFNRFNPAYEEAARDLGATPWQTFRHVVLPLIGPSIVGIGMFGFTLSWDEIARTSQAIGDVNTLPLELQGLTSTVTTPSIYALGTVTTVVSLLVMAVALGAAALLRRRAVRPR; encoded by the coding sequence ATGACCCAACGCATAGGAGAACAACGCAGCCCAGGCTTCTGGCCCCTCGCAATCGTGTTCGCCCTCTTCGTGCTGTTCCTCTACGGCCCGATGATCACGATCTTCATCCTGAGCTTCCAGGGCCCCGAAGGCGGCCTCACCTTTCCGCTGCGCGGCGTCTCGCTGCACTGGTTCTACAAACTGGCCGAGGGCCTGGGCACTGTCGATATCGGCGCCGCATTCAGGCGCTCGCTCGCGCTGGGTGCTGTGGTGATGGCGTTCACCGTGGTGCTCTCGGTGCTGGCCGGCCTCGCGTTCCGCAAGAAGCTCGCCGGCAGCAACGCCCTCTTCTTCGTGACGGTCGCGAGCCTCATCATGCCGTCCATCATCATTTCGCTCGGCATCGGCCTGCAGTTCCGGCTCATCGACACCGGCGTGAAGAGCCTGCTCGAGGCCATGGACGCCACCACCCTGCTCGAAGGCTACGGCACCGCGCTCGGCCTGTTCAGTTCAGCGCTCGGGGCCCATCTGACCTGGACCCTGCCCTTCGGCCTGCTCATCATGTTCGCGGTGTTCAACCGCTTCAACCCCGCCTACGAAGAAGCCGCGCGCGATCTGGGTGCCACGCCCTGGCAGACCTTCCGCCACGTGGTGCTTCCGCTGATCGGCCCTTCCATCGTCGGCATCGGCATGTTCGGCTTCACCCTGTCGTGGGACGAGATTGCCCGCACTTCTCAGGCCATCGGCGACGTCAACACGCTGCCGCTCGAGTTGCAGGGCCTCACCTCGACCGTGACCACGCCGTCGATCTATGCGCTGGGCACGGTGACCACCGTCGTGTCCCTGCTGGTGATGGCCGTGGCCCTGGGCGCGGCTGCGCTGCTGCGCCGGCGTGCCGTTCGGCCGCGGTAG
- a CDS encoding sterol desaturase family protein, with protein MLDIDKLNEFTQNHGELQRGRGLVTGTIALSLGILCFLGVLAFHFPQYLTTPELRRSYNVDVMRFILLAAMVVSGGLALVNIIFNRSRWLSSAAFLLVAAAALLGGHKVPVNDFADNTPYIGLDWFILDLLGSSLIFIFIEKLFALRKDQPVFRAEWQTDFHHFVVNHMIVGFVLLATNLMVHKFFGWAANDGIRGWVGNLPFWAGLLLIILVADLVQYWTHRAYHEVPVLWRLHAVHHSVKSMDWMAGSRQHILELLITRTLVLAPIYVFGFSKEVIDAYIVVVGFQAVFNHCNVSVRLGPLRYIIVTPNFHHWHHSQDVEALDKNYSAHYAFLDYIFGTAVKSTKLWPEKYGVLGDYVPNGFFKQLKFPFVWKG; from the coding sequence ATGCTCGACATCGACAAACTCAACGAATTCACCCAGAACCATGGCGAGCTGCAGCGCGGCCGCGGCCTGGTCACCGGAACCATCGCCCTGAGCCTGGGCATCCTGTGTTTCCTGGGTGTGCTGGCGTTCCACTTTCCGCAGTACCTCACAACGCCGGAGTTGCGCCGCAGCTACAACGTCGACGTGATGCGTTTCATCCTGCTGGCGGCCATGGTCGTCTCGGGCGGGCTGGCGCTGGTCAACATCATCTTCAACCGCTCGCGCTGGCTCTCTTCGGCCGCATTCTTGCTGGTGGCCGCGGCCGCGCTGCTCGGCGGGCACAAGGTGCCGGTGAACGACTTTGCCGACAACACGCCGTACATCGGCCTCGACTGGTTCATTCTCGACCTGCTGGGCTCCTCGCTGATCTTCATCTTCATCGAGAAGCTGTTCGCGCTGCGCAAGGACCAGCCGGTTTTTCGCGCCGAGTGGCAAACCGACTTCCACCACTTTGTGGTCAACCACATGATCGTGGGCTTCGTGCTGCTGGCCACGAACCTGATGGTGCACAAGTTCTTCGGCTGGGCGGCCAACGACGGCATTCGCGGCTGGGTGGGCAACCTGCCGTTCTGGGCCGGGCTGCTGCTGATCATCCTGGTGGCCGACCTGGTGCAGTACTGGACCCACCGCGCCTATCACGAGGTGCCGGTGCTCTGGCGCCTTCATGCGGTGCACCACAGCGTGAAAAGCATGGACTGGATGGCCGGCTCGCGCCAGCACATTCTCGAGCTGCTGATCACGCGCACGCTGGTGCTCGCGCCGATCTACGTGTTCGGCTTTTCGAAGGAAGTGATCGACGCGTACATCGTGGTGGTGGGGTTCCAGGCGGTGTTCAACCACTGCAACGTGAGCGTTCGGCTCGGCCCGCTGCGCTACATCATCGTGACGCCCAACTTCCACCACTGGCACCACAGCCAGGACGTCGAGGCGCTCGACAAGAACTATTCGGCGCACTACGCCTTTCTTGACTACATCTTCGGCACCGCGGTGAAGAGCACCAAGCTCTGGCCCGAAAAATACGGCGTGCTCGGCGACTACGTGCCCAACGGCTTCTTCAAGCAACTGAAGTTCCCGTTCGTCTGGAAAGGATGA
- a CDS encoding YaeF family permuted papain-like enzyme, producing MMRTALLMAAATAALLLTACATRVDLPSKDTGLRLRVQSSVIAPGNGGELIAADALQPGDILLTSIATVNSFGIRLGTFSPVSHAVLYLGDGLIAEAVGTGVRARRVADVVDEEQMVVAFRVPGLDAAGVEKLRAWANSQVGTRYNTTGVLLNAPFVLNRRLCELPLIPSAVSHYCISGMAMVQLGASRDDQFFCSQFVLEAYRQAGMPITDADPRWVSPADLLHMREGDVPSIAATQPLRYVGHLKYNAPPLLAADGP from the coding sequence ATGATGCGTACCGCCCTTCTCATGGCGGCGGCCACCGCCGCGCTGCTGCTTACGGCGTGCGCCACGCGAGTGGACCTGCCCTCCAAGGACACCGGGTTGCGCCTGCGCGTGCAAAGCTCGGTCATTGCGCCCGGCAACGGCGGCGAGCTCATCGCCGCCGATGCGCTGCAGCCCGGCGACATCCTGCTGACCTCGATCGCCACGGTCAATTCCTTCGGCATTCGCCTTGGCACCTTCTCGCCGGTGAGCCATGCGGTGCTGTACCTGGGCGACGGACTGATTGCCGAAGCCGTGGGCACCGGCGTGCGCGCACGGCGGGTGGCTGATGTGGTGGACGAAGAACAGATGGTCGTCGCCTTTCGCGTGCCCGGGCTCGATGCCGCGGGGGTCGAAAAGCTACGCGCCTGGGCCAACTCGCAGGTCGGCACCCGCTACAACACCACCGGCGTGCTGCTGAACGCGCCTTTCGTGCTGAACCGGCGCCTGTGCGAGCTGCCGCTGATACCTTCGGCCGTGAGCCACTATTGCATCAGCGGCATGGCCATGGTGCAGCTGGGCGCGAGCCGCGACGACCAGTTCTTCTGCTCGCAGTTCGTGCTCGAAGCCTACCGCCAGGCCGGCATGCCGATCACCGACGCCGACCCACGCTGGGTGAGCCCGGCCGACCTGCTGCACATGCGCGAGGGCGACGTGCCCTCGATTGCCGCGACGCAGCCGCTGCGCTACGTCGGGCACCTGAAGTACAACGCGCCGCCGCTTCTTGCGGCCGATGGCCCCTGA
- a CDS encoding NAD(P)/FAD-dependent oxidoreductase produces the protein MSAPFQFDVVVVGAGAAGLFCAGLAGQRGLKVLLVDHSEKVGEKIRISGGGRANFTNRDLDVRAPQRHFIGDNPNFCRSALSRYAPQQFIELVQKHGIAFHEKHRGQLFCDGSSQQIVDMLLAECEAGNVTRWQPCKLGKIAFSPAENGSAGPGSYQIDSSKGPIETPKLVVATGGLSIPQIGASDFGYRLAEQFGLRVIAPRPALVPLTFGGEAWAPYAELAGLALPVRIETGAKKEKMAFLEDLLFTHRGLSGPAVLQISSYWKPGTPLTLDFAPGVNVAEALGEAKLRSKKRIANELAALVPSRLADAWVGQDPALQRPVNEAADKALAALAERIARWQITPSGTEGYKKAEVTAGGVDTRDLSSQTMESKQPGLYFIGEVVDVTGWLGGYNFQWAWASAHACATAL, from the coding sequence TTGAGCGCTCCTTTCCAGTTCGATGTCGTCGTGGTCGGCGCCGGTGCGGCCGGGCTGTTCTGCGCCGGGCTGGCGGGCCAGCGCGGGCTCAAGGTGCTGCTGGTCGACCACAGCGAGAAGGTCGGCGAGAAGATCCGCATCTCGGGCGGCGGCCGCGCCAACTTCACCAACCGCGATCTCGACGTGCGCGCCCCGCAGCGCCACTTCATCGGCGACAACCCGAATTTCTGCCGCTCGGCGCTCTCGCGCTATGCGCCGCAACAATTCATCGAGCTGGTGCAAAAGCACGGCATCGCCTTTCACGAGAAGCACAGGGGGCAACTGTTCTGCGACGGCTCTTCGCAGCAAATCGTCGACATGCTGCTGGCCGAGTGCGAGGCAGGCAATGTCACGCGCTGGCAGCCTTGCAAGCTTGGGAAGATCGCGTTCTCGCCGGCTGAAAACGGCTCGGCGGGGCCAGGCAGCTACCAAATCGATAGCAGCAAGGGCCCCATCGAAACGCCCAAGCTGGTGGTCGCCACCGGCGGCCTGTCGATTCCGCAGATCGGCGCCAGCGATTTCGGCTATCGCCTGGCCGAGCAGTTCGGCCTGCGCGTGATTGCGCCCCGCCCCGCCCTGGTGCCGCTGACCTTCGGCGGCGAAGCCTGGGCGCCGTATGCCGAACTGGCCGGGCTGGCGCTGCCGGTGCGCATCGAGACCGGTGCCAAGAAAGAAAAGATGGCCTTCCTCGAAGACCTGCTGTTCACGCACCGCGGCCTCTCAGGCCCGGCCGTGCTGCAGATTTCGAGCTACTGGAAGCCCGGAACCCCGCTGACGCTCGACTTTGCACCGGGCGTGAACGTGGCCGAAGCCCTGGGCGAAGCCAAGCTCCGCTCGAAGAAGCGCATTGCCAACGAACTGGCGGCGCTGGTGCCGTCCCGGCTGGCAGACGCCTGGGTGGGGCAAGACCCCGCCCTGCAGCGCCCGGTCAACGAGGCCGCTGACAAGGCGCTGGCGGCCCTGGCCGAGCGCATTGCCCGCTGGCAGATCACCCCCAGCGGCACCGAGGGCTACAAGAAGGCCGAAGTCACCGCGGGCGGGGTCGACACCCGCGATTTGTCGTCCCAAACGATGGAATCCAAGCAGCCGGGCCTTTATTTCATCGGCGAAGTGGTCGATGTGACCGGATGGTTGGGCGGATACAACTTTCAATGGGCCTGGGCGAGCGCACATGCGTGCGCAACCGCGCTATAA
- the rpsU gene encoding 30S ribosomal protein S21: MTTIRVKENEPFDVALRRFKRTIEKLGLLTDLRAREFYEKPTAERKRKKAAAVKRHYKRVRSMQLPKKLY, from the coding sequence ATGACCACCATCCGCGTTAAAGAAAACGAGCCTTTCGACGTCGCCCTGCGCCGCTTCAAGCGCACCATCGAAAAGCTCGGCCTGCTGACCGACCTGCGTGCCCGCGAGTTCTACGAAAAGCCGACCGCCGAGCGCAAGCGCAAGAAGGCAGCCGCCGTCAAGCGCCACTACAAGCGCGTGCGCAGCATGCAGCTCCCCAAGAAGCTGTACTGA
- a CDS encoding GatB/YqeY domain-containing protein: MSLKEQITEDMKTAMRAKDSERLGTIRLLMAALKQKEVDERVELDDAMIVAIVDKMVKQRKDSIAAFTTGGRTDLADKESAEIKVLEVYLPQRMSADEVATEVKAIVAELGAKGPGDMGKVMGAVKTRLAGKADMGQVSAAVKAALAGA; the protein is encoded by the coding sequence ATGAGCCTCAAGGAACAGATCACCGAAGACATGAAGACCGCGATGCGCGCCAAGGACTCGGAGCGCCTTGGCACCATCCGCCTGCTGATGGCCGCCCTGAAGCAGAAGGAAGTCGACGAGCGCGTGGAGCTCGACGACGCCATGATCGTTGCCATCGTCGACAAGATGGTCAAGCAGCGCAAGGACTCGATCGCCGCCTTCACCACCGGCGGCCGCACCGACCTGGCCGACAAGGAATCCGCCGAGATCAAGGTGCTCGAGGTGTACCTGCCGCAGCGCATGAGCGCCGACGAAGTGGCCACCGAGGTGAAAGCCATCGTGGCCGAACTGGGTGCCAAGGGCCCGGGCGACATGGGCAAGGTGATGGGCGCGGTCAAGACCCGCCTCGCCGGCAAGGCCGACATGGGCCAGGTGAGCGCGGCGGTCAAGGCCGCCCTCGCAGGCGCCTGA
- a CDS encoding NUDIX domain-containing protein, translating to MSDGGCATTVLKACACLVDARGRLLVFRHPGDGNMQLPKGTIEPGESPEVAVRRELLEESGIDHVGELQSLGTLHRDCEAGTEGNTLRHPQLWHLFLMRAEAPLPESFDHVAMGSPEEDGLVFSFSWLAQGDDVENFTLPYRQAIERVREALLAA from the coding sequence ATGAGCGACGGCGGCTGCGCCACCACCGTCCTGAAAGCCTGCGCCTGCCTCGTCGATGCACGGGGCCGGCTGCTGGTGTTCCGCCATCCCGGCGACGGGAACATGCAGTTGCCCAAGGGCACCATCGAGCCCGGCGAATCACCCGAGGTGGCGGTGCGCCGCGAACTGCTCGAGGAATCGGGCATCGACCACGTCGGCGAGCTGCAATCGCTCGGCACGCTGCACCGCGACTGCGAGGCCGGCACCGAGGGCAACACACTGCGCCATCCGCAGCTGTGGCACCTGTTCCTGATGCGCGCCGAAGCGCCTCTGCCCGAAAGCTTCGACCACGTGGCCATGGGCAGTCCGGAAGAAGACGGCCTGGTGTTCTCGTTCAGCTGGCTGGCGCAGGGCGACGACGTCGAGAACTTCACCCTGCCCTACCGGCAAGCCATCGAGCGCGTTCGCGAAGCCTTGCTCGCAGCCTGA
- a CDS encoding sulfite exporter TauE/SafE family protein, translating into MEISNQLAGHWLAAAAVFLLAGTVKGVIGLGLPTVAMALLALWMPPAQAAALLIVPSLVTNIWQTGPRATFKPVLRRIGGMQAGIVAGTLGGALWLGVPGGAWASVALGVALVAYALWGLTGRQLHVPPGRERWLGPVVGAATGLVTAVTGVFAMPAVPYMQALGFQRDALIQAMGISFTTSTVVLAIGLAGNGEYPVSALGGSIAMLLPAIGGMALGTWLRKRLPVAVFRRCFLAGLALLGFYMVVRALG; encoded by the coding sequence ATGGAAATATCGAACCAACTGGCCGGTCACTGGCTTGCCGCCGCCGCTGTGTTTCTGCTGGCCGGCACGGTCAAGGGGGTGATTGGGCTCGGCCTGCCGACGGTGGCGATGGCGCTGCTCGCGCTCTGGATGCCACCGGCCCAGGCAGCCGCCTTGCTGATCGTGCCGTCGCTGGTTACCAATATTTGGCAGACCGGGCCGCGCGCGACTTTCAAGCCGGTGCTGCGCCGCATCGGCGGCATGCAGGCCGGCATCGTGGCGGGCACTCTTGGCGGCGCGTTGTGGCTTGGCGTGCCCGGGGGCGCATGGGCGTCGGTGGCGCTCGGGGTGGCGCTGGTGGCCTATGCGCTGTGGGGGCTCACGGGCCGGCAACTGCATGTGCCGCCGGGGCGTGAGCGCTGGCTCGGCCCTGTCGTGGGCGCGGCAACAGGCCTGGTCACCGCGGTGACCGGCGTGTTCGCAATGCCGGCCGTGCCTTATATGCAGGCTTTGGGATTCCAGCGCGATGCGCTGATTCAGGCGATGGGCATTTCATTCACCACGTCGACCGTGGTGCTCGCCATCGGGCTGGCGGGCAACGGGGAGTATCCGGTGTCGGCGCTCGGCGGCTCCATCGCGATGTTGCTGCCGGCCATCGGCGGCATGGCGCTGGGCACGTGGCTGCGCAAGCGGTTGCCCGTGGCGGTGTTCCGGCGCTGCTTCCTGGCCGGGCTGGCGCTGCTGGGGTTCTATATGGTGGTGCGCGCGCTGGGGTGA
- a CDS encoding LysR family transcriptional regulator: MRFDLTDLRLFLHVVEAGSLTAGAQRSHMTLASASQRVRGMEDALGSPLLTRHAQGVRPTEAGRTLLHHARVVLQQMERMRGELGEYGQGLKGHVRFMCGTSALNEHLPEVLSRFLAQHPRISVDLEERPSPDSVEALRAGLCDIGIVSDAVSTEGLECHPFRRDDLVLVMPRGHALAGRRRVHLAEVADSEFVGLTEDSALQRLVTQHARAMGKQLAYRVRVRNFEAVCGMVEHGIGVGIVPQTAAVRCARSMKIARAGLSDAWAERTLMACVRSSEDLPLNARRMLEHLLTPPEKVAAK; the protein is encoded by the coding sequence ATGCGATTCGACCTCACAGACCTTCGGCTGTTTCTTCACGTTGTGGAGGCCGGCAGCCTCACCGCCGGCGCACAGCGTTCGCACATGACGCTCGCTTCGGCGAGCCAACGCGTGCGCGGCATGGAAGACGCGCTCGGCAGCCCGCTGCTCACACGGCACGCGCAGGGCGTGCGCCCCACCGAGGCGGGCCGCACGCTGCTGCACCATGCCCGCGTCGTGCTGCAGCAGATGGAACGCATGCGCGGCGAGCTTGGCGAATACGGCCAGGGCCTCAAGGGCCACGTGCGATTCATGTGCGGCACCTCGGCGCTGAACGAACACCTGCCCGAAGTGCTGAGCCGCTTTCTCGCGCAGCACCCGCGCATCTCGGTCGACCTGGAAGAGCGGCCGAGCCCCGATTCTGTGGAGGCGCTGCGTGCGGGCCTGTGCGACATCGGCATCGTTTCGGACGCGGTCAGCACCGAGGGCCTCGAGTGCCACCCCTTCCGCCGCGACGACCTCGTGCTCGTGATGCCGCGCGGGCATGCGCTGGCCGGACGGCGCCGCGTGCACCTGGCCGAGGTGGCCGACAGCGAATTCGTCGGCCTGACCGAGGACAGCGCGCTGCAGCGGCTGGTCACGCAGCATGCCCGCGCTATGGGCAAGCAGCTGGCCTACCGCGTGCGCGTGCGCAACTTCGAAGCGGTGTGCGGCATGGTCGAGCACGGCATCGGCGTGGGCATCGTGCCGCAGACCGCGGCCGTGCGCTGCGCCCGCTCGATGAAGATCGCGCGCGCCGGGCTGAGCGACGCATGGGCCGAGCGCACGCTGATGGCCTGCGTGCGTTCGTCGGAAGACCTGCCGCTCAACGCGCGCCGCATGCTGGAGCATTTGCTGACGCCGCCGGAGAAGGTTGCGGCGAAGTAG
- a CDS encoding NAD(P)-dependent alcohol dehydrogenase: MRALVLEKAHELTLRDVEVPLHVGPRDVKIRMHTVGVCGSDVHYYQHGGIGPYTVDEPMILGHEASGVVAEVGAEVTHLKPGDRVCMEPGIPQMDSRATREGIYNLDPAVRFWATPPIHGCLTPFVVHPAAFTFRLPDNVSFGEGAIVEPLAIGLQAAKKAALKPGDVAVVVGAGTIGAMTALAALAGGAARVILADLVAEKLALFAGNPAVTTVNVRDTNLAETVKTLTDGWGANVVFEASGSTRAFDGIFDLLCPGGCLVLVGIPPAKVAFDIVAIQAKEVRIESVFRYANIFPRALALIASGQVNVKPFISRTFAFEDGIKAFEEAAAGKATDVKIQIEFPEPAAA; this comes from the coding sequence ATGAGAGCACTTGTTCTGGAAAAGGCGCACGAACTCACGCTGCGCGACGTCGAGGTTCCCCTGCACGTGGGGCCCCGCGACGTGAAGATCCGCATGCACACGGTGGGCGTTTGCGGCAGCGATGTTCACTACTACCAGCATGGCGGCATCGGCCCCTACACGGTCGACGAGCCGATGATCCTCGGCCACGAAGCTTCCGGCGTGGTGGCCGAAGTGGGAGCGGAGGTCACGCACCTGAAGCCTGGCGACCGGGTGTGCATGGAGCCCGGCATTCCGCAGATGGATTCGCGCGCGACGCGCGAAGGCATCTACAACCTCGATCCGGCCGTGCGCTTCTGGGCCACGCCGCCCATCCACGGTTGCCTCACGCCTTTCGTCGTGCATCCGGCCGCATTCACCTTTCGCCTGCCGGACAACGTGAGTTTTGGCGAAGGCGCCATCGTCGAGCCGCTGGCCATCGGCCTGCAGGCCGCTAAGAAGGCAGCGCTCAAGCCTGGCGACGTGGCGGTTGTCGTCGGTGCCGGCACCATCGGCGCCATGACGGCGCTGGCCGCGCTCGCGGGCGGTGCGGCGCGCGTGATCCTTGCCGACCTGGTTGCTGAAAAGCTGGCGCTGTTTGCCGGCAATCCCGCGGTGACCACGGTCAACGTGCGTGACACCAACCTTGCGGAAACCGTGAAGACGCTCACCGACGGCTGGGGCGCCAATGTGGTGTTCGAAGCCAGCGGCAGCACGCGCGCCTTCGACGGCATCTTCGACCTGCTGTGCCCCGGCGGGTGCCTGGTGCTGGTGGGCATTCCGCCCGCCAAGGTGGCCTTCGACATCGTCGCGATCCAGGCGAAGGAAGTGCGCATCGAATCCGTTTTTCGCTACGCCAACATCTTTCCGCGCGCGCTCGCGCTGATCGCCTCGGGGCAGGTGAACGTGAAGCCGTTCATCTCGCGCACCTTCGCTTTCGAAGACGGCATCAAGGCCTTCGAAGAGGCCGCGGCGGGCAAGGCGACGGACGTGAAGATCCAGATCGAGTTTCCCGAGCCTGCAGCGGCCTGA
- a CDS encoding ABC transporter ATP-binding protein, protein MSAISCNNIIKRYGDTQVVHQFDLEVSDNEFVVFLGPSGCGKSTILRMLAGLEEISDGDLLIGGRRVNDLPPQERGIAMVFQNYALYPHMTVRDNIAFGLKRLKVPKAEIDSRIKEVSDTLGLERYLQRKPAELSGGQQQRVAIARAMIKTPKVFLFDEPLSNLDAKLRNHMRIEIARLHQALKTTTVYVTHDQHEAMTLADRIVLLRDGSIEQVGSPKEIFERPRSAFVAGFIGTPPMNLVEMAVRDLGGRCELSGRGGSVQVDARRFALEGRERVTLGVRPAHLQVDTNDGRNGGFSGEVQLIEYLGNEVLVSFGADGSEISALMPSAQGPRLRERVSFVPDPLQMHLFDVETGASLLRADTPLH, encoded by the coding sequence ATGTCCGCGATCAGCTGCAACAACATCATCAAGCGCTACGGCGACACGCAGGTCGTGCACCAGTTCGACCTGGAAGTGTCGGACAACGAGTTCGTCGTGTTCCTCGGGCCTTCGGGCTGCGGCAAGTCGACCATCCTGCGCATGCTGGCGGGGCTGGAAGAAATCAGCGACGGCGACCTGCTGATCGGCGGCCGGCGCGTGAACGACCTGCCGCCGCAGGAGCGCGGCATTGCCATGGTGTTCCAGAACTACGCGCTTTATCCGCACATGACGGTGCGCGACAACATTGCCTTCGGCCTCAAGCGCTTGAAGGTGCCCAAGGCCGAGATCGACAGCCGCATCAAGGAGGTGTCCGACACGCTCGGGCTGGAGCGCTATCTGCAGCGCAAGCCGGCGGAACTTTCGGGCGGCCAGCAGCAACGCGTGGCGATTGCGCGCGCCATGATCAAGACGCCCAAGGTCTTCCTGTTCGACGAGCCGCTGTCCAACCTCGATGCCAAGCTGCGCAACCACATGCGCATCGAGATCGCCCGGCTGCACCAGGCACTGAAGACCACCACCGTGTACGTGACGCATGACCAGCACGAGGCGATGACGCTGGCCGACCGCATCGTGCTGCTGCGCGACGGAAGCATCGAGCAGGTGGGCTCGCCCAAGGAGATCTTCGAACGGCCGCGCTCGGCCTTTGTGGCCGGCTTCATCGGCACACCGCCGATGAACCTCGTCGAGATGGCGGTCAGGGACCTTGGCGGGCGCTGCGAGCTGAGCGGCCGGGGCGGCAGCGTGCAGGTGGACGCGCGCCGGTTCGCGCTCGAGGGGCGCGAGCGCGTGACCCTGGGCGTGCGCCCCGCGCACCTGCAGGTCGACACGAACGATGGGCGCAACGGCGGCTTCTCGGGCGAGGTGCAGCTCATCGAATATCTCGGCAACGAAGTGCTGGTGAGCTTTGGTGCGGACGGCAGCGAAATTTCCGCGCTGATGCCCTCGGCGCAAGGGCCGCGGCTGCGCGAGCGCGTCAGCTTCGTGCCCGACCCGCTGCAGATGCACCTGTTCGATGTTGAAACCGGCGCCTCGCTGCTGCGCGCCGACACGCCCTTGCACTGA